The DNA region TCTTCACCGCTGTCAACCTTGCTCGTCATCTCAAGGTCGATCCGGAATCGGCTCTTCGCTCCTCGAACGCCAAATTTCGCCGACGCTTTGCCGCGATGGAGTGCGCAGCAGGCAGCGCGGATGCACTGGCAGATATGACACCAACGCAACTCGAAGAACGATGGAGCCACGCAAAGAACGCCACAACCACGTCGCCAGAGCCATGAATACGAGCATGCATACCGATATCCGCATTGCACCGCTCACGCGCCTTGAGGACTTTGAGCGCTGCGTCGTGGTACAACTGGAAACCTGGGGTTACGGCGACGGCGATGTCGTCCCTCGCCGTATCTTTATGGTCGCGCAGCGCATCGGTGGACAGGTGATCGGAGCCTTCGATGGAGACACTATCATCGGCTTCGTTATGTCGTTGCCCGGCTATCGTGATGGCCAACCTTATCTGCACTCCCACATGCTGGCCGTCCTTCCTGCCTATCGCGACGGAGGTTTGGGGCGCCGGCTCAAACTCGCCCAGCGCGACGATGCCATCGCCAGGGGCTTCAATCTCATAGAGTGGACCTTCGATCCGTTGGAGATTAAGAATGCATATCTCAACATCGCGCGGCTCGGCGCGATCGTGCGGCGTTACGAACCGGACTTCTACGGCCCATCATCTTCCCCGTTGCAAGGTGGCTTGCCAACGGATAGGCTATACGCGGAGTGGTGGCTTCGATCTCCCCGAGTAACCGGTCTGCTGCGCGGAGAGCCAGAGACGCTACAAATCCTCGAGCGCGTAATCGTCCCGCACACCATCTACCAGTGGAAGCAGGATGAGCAGCAGCGAAGCCTGGCACACGCGCTGCAAAGGCGAAACAGGGAGGCGCTTCAATCCGCATTCCATCGTGGGCTCACAGTCATCGGCTATGAACGGGATAGGGACGGTAATGGCTCGTTTCTTCTTGGAGCATGGAACGAACCTGATGAAGCTTGAAAAATTGTTTGTAAATTAACCTTCCCAAAGCGATCACGCAACATCCACTCACATCAAAATCTGCGAAAGACAGGAATCACATGTTCAAGATCGATGCCATCCATCTGCGTGAGATCAACTTGCCGCTCGCTCATCCGTTCGAGACCAGCTTCGGCCTCACCACCGGCCGCCGCATCTTGTTGGTTGAACTTGAATCTGACGGACTGACAGCATGGGGTGAATGTGTCGCTGGCGAGCATCCTTATTTCAGCGACGAGATGATCGACACAGCGTGGATCATTACTGAGTCGGAACTGGCACCACGCCTTCTGGATGCAGAGTTGGAGGGTGGTGGAAGTTGTCCGGAGATCTTCCGGCAAGTCCGCGGTCATCGCATGGCCAAGGCTGCGCTCGAAAATGCCGTCTGGGATTTAGAAGCCCAAAGCGAACGAGTACCGCTGGCACAGCTTCTTGGCGGTACGCGCACGGTCATCGCCTGCGGAGTTTCGATCGGCATTCAGCCGTCCATCGAACAACTGATGGACAACATCGCCACTGAACTCGCCGCGGGCTATCAGCGCATCAAGCTCAAGTGCAAACCTGGTTGGGACACCCGCGTCTTTGAAGCGGTGCGTGCACGCTGGCCTGAGATCACATTGAGCTGCGACGCCAACTCCGCCTATCGGATGAGAGACTTCGACCACATCGCCAGTTGGGATCAGTTCGACCTGCTCATGATTGAGCAGCCTCTCTGGTACGACGACTTCTACTTCCACTCCATGCTGCAGAAGCGCCTCGAGACTGATCTCTGCCTTGACGAATCCATCCGCAATCGCCGTGATGCTCTCGCCGCGATCGACATGGAGTCCTGCCGCATTATCAACATCAAGGTGGGCCGTGTAGGCGGTTTCAGCGAAGCCATTGCCGTGCATAATGCCGCAGCCGAGCGCGGCATTCCTGTCTGGTGCGGCGGGATGCTGGAGACAGGCATCGGGCGCGCCCACAACATTGCACTCTCTTCGCTCTCCAACTTTTCGCTCCCCGGCGACGTGTCCTCCTCCAGTCGCTACT from Edaphobacter paludis includes:
- a CDS encoding GNAT family N-acetyltransferase, translating into MNTSMHTDIRIAPLTRLEDFERCVVVQLETWGYGDGDVVPRRIFMVAQRIGGQVIGAFDGDTIIGFVMSLPGYRDGQPYLHSHMLAVLPAYRDGGLGRRLKLAQRDDAIARGFNLIEWTFDPLEIKNAYLNIARLGAIVRRYEPDFYGPSSSPLQGGLPTDRLYAEWWLRSPRVTGLLRGEPETLQILERVIVPHTIYQWKQDEQQRSLAHALQRRNREALQSAFHRGLTVIGYERDRDGNGSFLLGAWNEPDEA
- the menC gene encoding o-succinylbenzoate synthase; amino-acid sequence: MFKIDAIHLREINLPLAHPFETSFGLTTGRRILLVELESDGLTAWGECVAGEHPYFSDEMIDTAWIITESELAPRLLDAELEGGGSCPEIFRQVRGHRMAKAALENAVWDLEAQSERVPLAQLLGGTRTVIACGVSIGIQPSIEQLMDNIATELAAGYQRIKLKCKPGWDTRVFEAVRARWPEITLSCDANSAYRMRDFDHIASWDQFDLLMIEQPLWYDDFYFHSMLQKRLETDLCLDESIRNRRDALAAIDMESCRIINIKVGRVGGFSEAIAVHNAAAERGIPVWCGGMLETGIGRAHNIALSSLSNFSLPGDVSSSSRYWSQDIIEPEVTVNKKGEIVVPTSTGSGYNIHRERIEALTVRRQTLRAKARVLA